Within Argopecten irradians isolate NY unplaced genomic scaffold, Ai_NY scaffold_0713, whole genome shotgun sequence, the genomic segment tccacaaattgtgaatacTTTGGACAATCTGTTCCAGAAATGACTACTGAGATGCGAGTCGAATGAAGTCAAACCTTTCCTAATGCACTCCTTGATGTATGATAATCTATGATCCAATGAACTGACGAATAGGTTAACGAAAAGAATCGTGGCCATTGAAGCGTATAGTcctataatgataaaaataccCACTACCACCACTTGTATGTCATGTCGAAACTTGATAATTCCAATTGTCATTCGAAATAAAGTCAGAATTGATGTCGCCATGCTACTAAAACCACTTTCACTATGTCCATATATAAGATGTATTAGGCTGGCGAACCCTACAATAATGATGGATAGTGTTATAAGGAAATGGAAAACCTCGGATCGAAATGACAGAATTGTTTTATACATCAGGAACAGGTAGTAGTTGAATGACAGATTCTTCAGTACGTCAAGGATAGcgatgaaggtgatgataccAAGAGTAGTGGTGTAGTATTCATCCCAAAGGAACACCCATCCAAAAGACGTGTAGAATCCTGTTAATTATAAAAAACTATAAGGGTCCGTATGTTGATGTGCTTGTTGAAGCATATTGAAATATACTAAgaatatttaatgtaatatcactgaatttgTCTTCACAATCTTGTGTTAAATATTGATATGGGAAACCAAAAGATGTTGAAACGACCAAATCAATAGCAATGTAGGCCACAAACTTTCATAGTTATAGACGGCGAAATACTGAAATTAGGTTAtctaaatatatttgatatacaaataaaccactaaaatagtaaaaataaCTTTACCCGTATCTTGTCTAAGGGTGTTGAGAACGCTTATTGTGTCGGTGAACCTCATGAAAAAATACACCACTGCAGCGATGGACACTCCAAGATGTAGGATGTCCAAGACTTGACTCGTTGTTGTAAGGGAATGACCTCTGGTCTTTATCACTTTGACGATCAGTGACACAAGTCGGATAAAAATGGTGACTACAAAGATTAACTGTAGTGCCAggacaataaaatcaaatgtattGGTGTAGGGGTACAGATTGGCTGATACGACCTGTGTGTTCATGAAGACTCTACCTGTACTTGGGAGCTCGAAGACGATTTTGACTTGGGTaaacaatctattatttctgTTCATGAGACAGATTTCTATAAACAGAGCACGGGTTTTCTGATCGAGCCATCCATCGTTTTTTAAATCTCTTACTACATTTATTGCCTCATCTGGCAAAATATCTAAATCAACGTGATACCCACTGGCACCATAGGTCCCAAATAGACCCCAGTAGGTTGGTGTCTCCTCTGGGCTGGTGTAGTGATATCGGTACGGGGTGTCGACACCATCCCATAAATCAGATGTGTTCCAAGGGATCCAACCTACAATATAATATTTAGAGAACACAACAAGGGTTAACCTTATCAGTGTAATTGACTTTTcaacatattgcattttagtaAATGCAGGAAAGTGAATATCTCGAAGTGCATTGAGGCTTTGTGTTATATAGGATTTATGTATTatacacaggcaatatgtcttcaggtaaattcaggtcaatttaaggtcaatttcaggtgaaatttttcaaatttacctGAAAAGGGCAAAGAAAGTCATTTCAGGTCAAAACCTTGacatgaaattgacctgaaattcatatgaaattgacctgaaaatgACCTGAAATTCATATGGAGAATTTTTCAagtgaaattgacctgaagcatttttcaggtcaatttgacctgaaattgcCCTGAATtgtacatgaaaaaaaaattcaggtgaaatgacattgacctgaaattcatatGAAGATTTAACCTGAATTCACATAAAGATTTGTTCATGTCAGTTTCAGGGGAaattaacctgaaattgacctgaaaattcttcatataaaattgacctcaatttcaggtgaatttcatgtgaatttcaggtcaatttcaaaTCAAGATTGTTGTCGTCCTATGGCTGGCTGtgttggtcgaaatgacgacaaggagtagggtagaagcttgttgacggcttttattcaaagtgtagacaagagttctcactttctctctctctcaaaggtggccctagaggaggcggtgacgtaggtgtatgtgaggcggaagtacccagtctcagtcttattcccgtctgatgtccgtctaatttcagtctaGTTTCAGTCTTCAGTCTAGTTTCCCGTCTCCgtctgactggggcctattgcggccctctatttataatgattgggtacgtgactggtacacgtgccgttgggacaatgcttgccccaaaggttacccagctcatcataaactgtcaaaaattactaattttaattcagaatacagccttaccggcgcctgatgcaggcttaacaaaatataaatgttttgattttctgacttgacttggttgaggctggaccgcctgtaatatgcacattttgcacaaactatactgcgcagttaaacaggtgtgtggactacgtgatgtcctgtcattccttccagaacattccacgtagtccctaccatatccatacctattcggtaacaattaactaataagttggtcacctagtttaacacgtgcatagaccgtgcgatgtcctgtcatgctttccagaacatcccacgtagtcgctactaagtaggtgccgtaaccattttacagatatttcggtcacctagtttggccatgccctaaaacaacaacctaactctggctgcaagcatgagtaaacaatcccgcgttactgacctttaaatatatttaccaCAATAATGtactatgaaattaaacacagcctaataaatatatgcatggttgttattaaataactaatacttgtactcttataaaataccctataatttaactcagccccgcgattcacaattatacacggctaacatgacaacttctgtcaaggttcaacaggtaccccacttcctgaatattcaaatatctatatctattaatgatattcatggggacttaagcagggctactagcctgtcTTTTCTCTATAGATTTACAATCttctatcaccaataatatcattggggcttaagcaaggctaccagcctgcctacctctatagggttacatTTTTCAGGTCAAATATGCTGGAATTTAAATTAACGGTTCAGCAAAATATAAATGACAAAAGAAATTTGAATCCGCGACAAAGCCATGTGTAACACTATTTATCTTGCAACTGCCGCATATACTGACGGATATTTACTGCCACattttatccgtcaatacgaaatggtttatccgtcaatacgatgaCGTGAATcagttccatatctgacggaaaaTTTTCCAATCTAACTCCGAACTTTAACCTTCCgatgaatgaaacgtcattcagtcccgtcAAACCATGATGTACAAATCACCGGAATCAAGTCATTTTTACTATATCGAGTCCCCTGTAATTGCGGTGTGGTCTTTTTCTTGGTTCATGacaatgtattgtaaagtaattcatTGATGGGTATAcgtatttattgattttttacaCTCTGGGCAGAGTTACTGTTTGTGAAGGCActtatatatttcccacggAAGTAAACAGGAGAATGTTCTGATTCAATTTAGTgatttagtgatttttttcttgCTTCGGGTGGAATCAGGTAAATAACCAGCAGTTTGTATCCGTTTTGAATgtcatctacatgtataaggaaatGGTTGGAGGTTAAActtcgtcatctcggctttcctaagtcttgtattgtaagatatatAGCGGTggcattaaaatgaatattttaaccaTTTTCTACCTTTCGTGTAAAACACCTTTATCTTCATTGTCTGTATCGTAGCCAGGTAAACAGTGTATGGCATAAGTCCTTAGCAAAGCGGGAGCTGCACAGGTATCTAAAACATAGAATGAGTATTTGGAAATTATATATAAGGATTGTTTAGACACTTCGAAAACATATCACTATAGATGtgtcacatatacaatataacgaTTGTCCTATAGAGGCTACAGGGGAAAGGATGTCCCAGAAGCATATCAGGCGCAGTGTATGGAAACGCCTCATATTAAGGACTCCATGACATCGTGACAAAATAATGGTGCATGGCTGCTGAGATTCTTCGAAATGTAGGCTTTCTGAGTTCAAAAAACATCCTAAATTTCATCGTTCATGTTTACCTTACACATTTTGATAGGGTAATATGCATGCAGCACCTACCTGAAACTCGAATTTGTCGTATTCTCAGCGGACCCATTTTTAGGTTATCTTCTATAAATCTCAGGTCATCAAACGATTTGATTTCACCGTTATAAAACTCGGAGGAATACAGGCGATGCAGCACAACAGCTTCAATATACATCCACACATCCTCTATTGATTTAATCTGACAAAATGGATCATATTGTAGGAGTTATAATAATGGTTTTAATTTATCTATCGAATACAAGCAGAGACATATTTCATCAATTCAGAGagtataatacattttgtaatgtttGTGCCAAAGAAAGTTGGTTTGAAGAAGAATCCGTCTGCTTATGTCCACTTTTGTTCGGAAAGATTTAACTAGTTCGATgcaatttgaaacaaaatgtaattaatatccTATAAACCAATGAAAAAGATTATTTGATAAATCAGTTTTAAAGGATTTTGTTATTACCTCTCCTGTTGCTGTTAGGGTACTTTTAATTTGTAAGTTCTGTCTGCTGACTTCGGAAACTTTTTGTTGAGATCCAATGACCATAAGAACACATATGTATGCCAAACCCATAGCGAAGTTCCTTAGAAATGTGTTGAGTTTTCGGTCCATACGTATGGTGTACCGACGACGCAATTGATCGGTCGTTTCTGGCTTGTCGCACGGAGATAACATATCGTGTCGGTTTCCTGTAATTATATGGATTCAAAGGACAATACTATCCATGCCGCATCAACCATCATTTATTCACCCTCACATAATTCATAGACCATGGGGACTAGCATTTCGAGTATCCTTTTCTATTGGGCATCTTAAGTGTATTAGTACTTCACCAATCAGAATCGTGTCTTCCCAATCTAAAACCATCATATGTTTCCACGTGAAATTTAGTACCAGTTACAGTTGCTAATAAGAACTATGAAGAGTAAAGAATCGCTAGAAAAGAATTCATACCTTGATTGTATATATCCTTTATCTTTGGATATACAGAAATTGGAGGAAAATGAAAGTCATTTTCTCCCGTCTTCTCCGAACAGAGACAAACAATCAGGACAGCTAGTACTAAGGCCTACAAAACAAGGtatgtttta encodes:
- the LOC138313522 gene encoding polycystin-2-like protein 1; the protein is MLSPCDKPETTDQLRRRYTIRMDRKLNTFLRNFAMGLAYICVLMVIGSQQKVSEVSRQNLQIKSTLTATGEIKSIEDVWMYIEAVVLHRLYSSEFYNGEIKSFDDLRFIEDNLKMGPLRIRQIRVSDTCAAPALLRTYAIHCLPGYDTDNEDKGVLHER